The proteins below are encoded in one region of Mycobacterium shinjukuense:
- the cwsA gene encoding cell wall synthesis protein CwsA, with product MSTTAETRLTPRERLTRGLTYSAVGPVDVTRGVVGLGVQSARATASQLRRRYREGRLAQEIAAAQDTIAQELAAAQEAVANLPQVIQDVRRSQRHNKRTWLIAAATTTVVLAGGAVAFTIVRRSMRPEPSPLPPSVDVQPRP from the coding sequence ATGAGCACAACGGCAGAAACCCGGTTGACCCCACGGGAGCGGCTGACCCGCGGCCTGACCTACTCGGCGGTGGGACCGGTGGACGTCACCCGCGGAGTCGTCGGACTCGGGGTGCAATCCGCGCGCGCGACCGCGTCGCAGCTTCGGCGCCGCTACCGGGAAGGCCGGCTGGCCCAGGAGATCGCTGCCGCCCAAGACACGATCGCGCAAGAACTGGCCGCCGCCCAGGAAGCGGTCGCCAACCTGCCGCAGGTCATCCAGGACGTTCGCCGGTCCCAACGGCACAACAAGCGAACCTGGTTGATTGCCGCGGCGACCACCACCGTGGTCCTGGCCGGGGGTGCCGTCGCTTTCACCATCGTCCGGCGCTCGATGCGCCCCGAGCCGTCGCCGCTGCCACCGAGCGTGGACGTCCAACCCCGGCCGTAG